In a genomic window of Zingiber officinale cultivar Zhangliang chromosome 9B, Zo_v1.1, whole genome shotgun sequence:
- the LOC122024157 gene encoding RING-H2 finger protein ATL66-like yields MVDFAMNPTSTADVPQQHMAGVARLSLSTTSGFLVAGVIVVFLAFLFLLFCYLRSNRYWGAIPVSGAAHAHFAPTPGLPCSDHGLDAAASLPPPLVLRPGSFKEGLECPVCLSELAVGEAVRLLPMCGHAFHLHCIDTWFCAHSTCPLCRTPAALEASEIDKSRSQLLTSAESISNTAASSHLCARIGDSNSQEGIFRASSSVLPVEVIPEESLPASRLTVTEESAPAPKATLRPLRWLLVRGNRTGGASGSPSGRDVEQGRDLAPTRTTDELMSLD; encoded by the coding sequence ATGGTCGATTTCGCTATGAATCCCACGTCCACGGCAGATGTCCCGCAGCAACACATGGCCGGCGTCGCTCGGCTCTCCCTCTCGACTACCAGCGGCTTCCTGGTCGCCGGCGTCATCGTCGTCTTCCTtgcctttctcttcctccttttctgcTACCTCCGTTCCAACCGCTACTGGGGCGCCATCCCGGTCTCCGGCGCCGCCCACGCCCACTTTGCCCCAACCCCTGGCCTGCCCTGCAGCGACCATGGCCTTGATGCGGCCGCCTCCCTCCCTCCTCCCCTCGTGCTCCGCCCGGGGAGCTTCAAGGAGGGCCTCGAGTGCCCCGTCTGCCTCTCCGAGCTCGCCGTCGGTGAGGCGGTGCGGCTGCTGCCCATGTGTGGCCACGCCTTTCATCTCCACTGCATCGACACGTGGTTCTGCGCCCACTCCACCTGCCCCCTCTGCCGCACGCCGGCAGCGCTCGAGGCGTCAGAAATCGACAAGTCCAGATCTCAATTGCTTACCTCGGCCGAATCGATTTCAAATACCGCCGCAAGTTCCCACCTTTGTGCGAGAATCGGCGACTCGAATTCACAAGAAGGAATTTTCAGGGCTTCTTCGAGCGTATTGCCCGTCGAGGTGATACCAGAGGAGTCATTGCCGGCGAGTAGGCTAACAGTAACAGAGGAGTCAGCGCCGGCGCCAAAGGCAACATTGAGGCCGTTGCGGTGGCTTCTCGTTCGCGGGAACAGGACCGGCGGCGCTTCGGGGAGTCCAAGTGGGCGCGACGTCGAGCAAGGACGTGACCTTGCCCCGACACGTACCACCGACGAGCTCATGAGTCTAGACTAG